One genomic region from Syntrophobacterales bacterium encodes:
- a CDS encoding Xaa-Pro peptidase family protein, whose amino-acid sequence MLKSLNVCDLTPREEVDARINLFREKMAAKGLSFAVILQNVDLFYFTGTIQKGVLVVSVDDGPFFFVEKSLVRAGIETPLEIIPIKKDKDVKDALLARGLLKGTGGMEFDVLPVAVYERWKTILGYDKFEDISSLIRDVRIVKSPFEITQIKKSGEIISKVFAKAADVVREGTREIDIAAALEAEGKIHGHQGFLRMRGLNQEMMNIYVTHGHSATYASGADVPISGVGVTHAIGQGPSINTVQRGIPLIIDYGSGYNGYITDETRVYAAGELKEIFFKAYEVAREIVEDATVFGKEGIDGTEIFIRAHEKAKKARLEDHFMGYGEGQVGFVGHGLGLEINELPVITPRHHITLKEGMVFAFEPKFIFPNEGAVGIEVDYIVRKDRLERVVDFPIDIVPV is encoded by the coding sequence ATGTTGAAGAGCTTAAACGTTTGTGATCTGACCCCCAGAGAAGAAGTAGATGCAAGGATAAACCTGTTCAGAGAAAAAATGGCCGCCAAAGGTCTCTCCTTCGCGGTTATTCTCCAGAATGTCGACCTCTTTTATTTCACGGGCACGATACAGAAAGGGGTCCTTGTGGTATCCGTCGACGACGGGCCGTTCTTTTTTGTGGAAAAAAGCCTCGTGAGGGCCGGTATTGAGACGCCTCTTGAAATTATCCCCATAAAGAAAGATAAGGATGTGAAAGACGCCCTTCTTGCCAGAGGTTTGCTCAAGGGTACGGGGGGGATGGAGTTTGATGTGCTCCCCGTCGCTGTTTACGAGCGCTGGAAAACCATACTCGGCTATGACAAGTTCGAAGACATCTCATCACTCATAAGAGACGTAAGGATCGTCAAGAGTCCTTTTGAAATTACTCAGATAAAGAAATCAGGGGAGATAATCTCCAAGGTGTTTGCGAAAGCGGCGGACGTGGTGAGAGAAGGGACGAGAGAGATAGATATCGCCGCCGCCCTTGAAGCTGAAGGGAAAATCCATGGCCACCAGGGTTTCTTGAGGATGAGAGGACTCAATCAGGAGATGATGAATATCTACGTCACCCATGGCCACTCGGCCACATATGCCTCAGGCGCTGACGTCCCCATCTCGGGGGTGGGAGTCACCCACGCCATTGGTCAGGGTCCGTCCATCAATACGGTGCAAAGAGGAATCCCTCTTATTATTGATTATGGCAGCGGTTACAACGGCTATATTACTGACGAGACGCGCGTATACGCCGCGGGAGAGCTGAAAGAGATATTTTTCAAGGCCTACGAGGTGGCCCGCGAGATAGTGGAAGACGCTACTGTTTTTGGCAAAGAGGGTATCGACGGCACGGAGATCTTCATCAGGGCCCATGAAAAAGCGAAGAAGGCCCGTCTTGAAGATCATTTCATGGGATACGGCGAAGGGCAAGTGGGTTTTGTAGGCCATGGCCTTGGCCTTGAGATCAACGAGCTGCCCGTCATCACGCCAAGACACCACATTACGCTCAAAGAGGGCATGGTCTTTGCTTTTGAGCCCAAGTTCATCTTCCCAAACGAAGGTGCGGTAGGGATTGAGGTCGACTACATCGTGAGAAAGGACCGCTTGGAAAGGGTTGTCGATTTTCCCATTGACATCGTACCGGTATAG
- a CDS encoding gamma carbonic anhydrase family protein yields the protein MGDVVIGDNCYIGHGAILRGDYGSIIVRSGVAVEEGVIVHAPPDSTSEIGERVTIGHGAIIHSASIGRLSVIGMGAILSIRSEIGENTIIAEGAVVKMNQIIPRDVVAGGNPTRIIRAIARKDIEFWTMGKDLYINLAKKYLEKGMHPT from the coding sequence ATAGGCGATGTAGTAATAGGCGACAACTGCTATATCGGACATGGGGCGATACTCCGCGGGGACTATGGCTCTATCATTGTCCGCTCCGGAGTTGCGGTGGAAGAAGGCGTTATCGTCCATGCGCCCCCGGATTCCACCTCCGAAATAGGCGAAAGGGTAACCATAGGCCACGGGGCGATAATCCATTCCGCCTCCATCGGCAGACTCTCGGTAATCGGCATGGGCGCGATCCTGAGTATCCGCTCGGAAATAGGGGAAAATACGATCATCGCCGAAGGCGCCGTAGTGAAAATGAATCAGATCATTCCCCGCGACGTGGTGGCAGGGGGGAATCCTACAAGGATAATCCGCGCCATCGCCCGGAAAGATATTGAATTCTGGACCATGGGCAAAGACCTCTACATTAATCTCGCTAAAAAGTATCTCGAAAAGGGGATGCACCCCACATAG